In one Ananas comosus cultivar F153 linkage group 12, ASM154086v1, whole genome shotgun sequence genomic region, the following are encoded:
- the LOC109718389 gene encoding chaperone protein ClpB3, mitochondrial isoform X1, with the protein MGRLGKEPLLARQFHSTTPSQYSTGTSSQINQGEFTEMAWEGIIGAVDAARMCKQQVVESEHLMKALLEQKDGLARRIFTKAGIDNTTILQTTDEFISSQPKIVGDTSGPIVGSSLVTILENAKKYRKEFGDDFVSVEHLLLAFTSDKRFGQQLLKKLQLGEKELKEAVSAVRGSQRVTDQNPEGKYQALEKYGNDLTELARRGKLDPVIGRDDEIRRCIQILCRRTKNNPVIIGEPGVGKTAIAEGLAQRIVRGDVPEPLFNRKLISLDMGSLLAGAKFRGDFEERLKAVLKEVTASNGQIILFIDEIHTVVGAGATGGALDAGNLLKPMLGRGELRCIGATTLNEYRKYIEKDAALERRFQQVYCGQPSVEDTISILRGLRERYELHHGVKISDSALVAAAVLSDRYITERFLPDKAIDLVDEAAAKLKMEITSKPIELDEVDRAILKLEMEKLSLKKDTDKAAKERLSKIEADLTALKQKQRELSEHWEYEKSLMTKIKSIKEEIDRVNVEMEAAERAYDLDRAAELKYGTLMSLRKQLEEAEKKLAEFQQSGRSMLREEVTDLDIAEIVSKWTGIPISSLQQSERDKLVMLEDVLHKRVVGQDIAVKSVADAIRRSRAGLSDPNRPIASFMFMGPTGVGKTELAKTLAGYLFNTENALVRIDMSEYMEKHAVSRLVGAPPGYVGYEEGGQLTEAVRRRPYSVVLFDEIEKAHPDVFNILLQLLDDGRITDSQGRTVSFTNCVIIMTSNVGSHLILETLRNTVDTKEVVYEIMKKQVVDLARQTFRPEFLNRVDEYIVFQPLDTKEINRIVEIQLARVKERMKQKKINLQYTPEAVELLGLLGFDPNFGARPVKRVIQQMVENVMALNVLKGEFKEDDTVIVDALSPSAKDLPPHKRLVIKKIESAPEALVAND; encoded by the exons ATGGGGCGATTGGGTAAGGAACCCCTCCTCGCTCGGCAATTCCACTCCACCACCCCTTCTCAGTATAGCACCGGAACCTCTTCGCAG ATCAACCAAGGAGAATTCACGGAGATGGCATGGGAGGGGATTATTGGTGCCGTAGATGCAGCACGAATGTGTAAGCAGCAAGTAGTGGAATCTGAGCATTTGATGAAAGCCCTTCTAGAGCAAAAAGACGGGTTGGCTCGGAGAATATTTACGAAGGCTGGAATTGACAATACAACAATTTTGCAAACTACGGACGAATTTATTTCATCGCAACCTAag ATTGTTGGCGACACAAGTGGACCTATAGTTGGGTCAAGTCTCGTTACAATTTTGGAGAATGCGAAGAAGTACAGAAAAGAGTTTGGTGACGACTTTGTGTCAGTGGAGCATCTCTTGCTTGCTTTTACTTCAGATAAAAGATTTGGGCAGCAGTTATTGAAGAAGCTCCAACTTGGTGAGAAGGAGCTTAAGGAAGCTGTTTCAGCCGTACGGGGAAGTCAACGAGTAACTGATCAAA ATCCCGAGGGAAAATATCAGGCGCTAGAGAAGTATGGAAATGACTTGACTGAATTAGCTAGGCGTGGCAAACTCGACCCTGTCATAGGACGTGATGATGAAATACGTCGTTGCATTCAGATACTGTGTAGGAGAACGAAGAACAATCCCGTTATTATTGGTGAACCAGGTGTTGGGAAAACTGCTATTGCTGAAGG ATTAGCTCAAAGAATTGTGCGAGGAGATGTTCCTGAACCTTTATTTAATAGGAAG CTCATCTCATTGGATATGGGATCACTTCTTGCCGGGGCTAAATTCCGCGGTGATTTTGAGGAAAGACTGAAGGCTGTTCTGAAGGAAGTAACTGCCTCCAATGgacaaattatattatttattgatGAGATCCACACTGTGGTTGGTGCAG gAGCTACTGGTGGTGCTTTGGATGCGGGGAACTTGCTAAAACCAATGTTAGGTCGAGGAGAGCTCCGCTGTATTGGGGCGACCACATTAAATGAGTACAGGAAATATATTGAAAAGGACGCTGCTTTAGAGCGGAGGTTTCAGCAGGTTTATTGTGGCCAGCCGTCAGTCGAAGACACCATCTCCATTCTGCGAGGCCTTCGTGAGCGTTATGAGTTGCACCATGGTGTTAAGATATCGGATAGTGCTCTTGTGGCCGCAGCAGTTCTGTCGGATCGGTATATCACTGAACGCTTCTTGCCCGACAAAG CCATTGATCTTGTTGATGAGGCTGCGGCAAAGCTTAAAATGGAGATAACATCAAAGCCTATTGAGTTGGATGAGGTAGACAGAGCAATCTTGAAGTTGGAGATGGAGAAACTCTCATTGAAAAAGGACACCGATAAGGCCGCCAAAGAACGCCTAAGCAAGATAGAGGCCGATCTAACAGCTCTCAAGCAAAAGCAGAGAGAGCTTTCTGAGCACTGGGAGTATGAAAAATCCCTGATGACAAAAATTAAATCAATCAAAGAGGAG ATCGATCGAGTTAACGTGGAAATGGAGGCTGCTGAACGAGCGTATGATTTGGATCGGGCGGCTGAGCTCAAGTACGGAACGCTAATGTCGTTGCGGAAGCAACTCGAAGAGGCTGAGAAGAAACTTGCAGAATTCCAGCAATCGGGCCGTTCAATGCTCCGGGAAGAGGTCACCGACCTCGACATTGCAGAAATCGTTAGCAAGTGGACGGGCATTCCCATCTCAAGCCTTCAACAATCTGAAAGGGACAAATTGGTAATGTTAGAAGACGTTCTTCATAAGAGGGTAGTAGGTCAAGACATCGCGGTTAAGTCTGTGGCCGATGCCATCCGCCGATCTAGGGCCGGATTATCAGACCCGAACCGCCCGATCGCGAGCTTCATGTTCATGGGCCCCACGGGGGTTGGGAAGACCGAGCTCGCAAAAACCCTAGCTGGATATCTTTTCAATACCGAAAATGCACTTGTTAGGATTGATATGAGCGAATACATGGAAAAGCATGCTGTTTCCCGATTGGTTGGTGCGCCGCCCGGCTATGTTGGTTATGAGGAAGGGGGCCAATTAACTGAAGCAGTTCGACGAAGGCCTTACTCTGTCGTTCTCTTTGATGAAATCGAGAAGGCTCATCCTGATGTGTTCAATATTCTTTTGCAACTGTTGGATGATGGAAGAATAACTGATTCTCAGGGAAGGACAGTTAGTTTTACTAACTGTGTTATTATAATGACGTCGAATGTTGGGTCGCACTTAATTTTGGAGACTCTTCGGAATACGGTGGATACCAAGGAAGTTGTCTATGAGATAATGAAGAAGCAGGTTGTCGACCTCGCTAGGCAAACTTTCCGACCAGAGTTCTTAAACAGAGTGGATGAATATATTGTTTTCCAGCCGCTCGACACTAAAGAAATCAACCGTATTGTGGAAATACAG CTGGCTCGTGTGAAAGAGAGGATGAAGCAAAAGAAGATCAACCTCCAGTACACGCCAGAAGCAGTCGAGCTTCTAGGGCTTCTTGGGTTCGACCCGAACTTCGGGGCCCGACCTGTTAAGCGCGTGATTCAACAGATGGTCGAAAATGTGATGGCCCTCAACGTTCTCAAGGGAGAGTTCAAGGAGGACGACACGGTTATTGTGGATGCTCTCTCTCCTTCGGCGAAGGACCTTCCACCCCACAAGAGGCTTGTCATTAAGAAGATCGAAAGCGCTCCCGAGGCTTTGGTCGCCAATGATTAG
- the LOC109718389 gene encoding chaperone protein ClpB3, mitochondrial isoform X2: MAWEGIIGAVDAARMCKQQVVESEHLMKALLEQKDGLARRIFTKAGIDNTTILQTTDEFISSQPKIVGDTSGPIVGSSLVTILENAKKYRKEFGDDFVSVEHLLLAFTSDKRFGQQLLKKLQLGEKELKEAVSAVRGSQRVTDQNPEGKYQALEKYGNDLTELARRGKLDPVIGRDDEIRRCIQILCRRTKNNPVIIGEPGVGKTAIAEGLAQRIVRGDVPEPLFNRKLISLDMGSLLAGAKFRGDFEERLKAVLKEVTASNGQIILFIDEIHTVVGAGATGGALDAGNLLKPMLGRGELRCIGATTLNEYRKYIEKDAALERRFQQVYCGQPSVEDTISILRGLRERYELHHGVKISDSALVAAAVLSDRYITERFLPDKAIDLVDEAAAKLKMEITSKPIELDEVDRAILKLEMEKLSLKKDTDKAAKERLSKIEADLTALKQKQRELSEHWEYEKSLMTKIKSIKEEIDRVNVEMEAAERAYDLDRAAELKYGTLMSLRKQLEEAEKKLAEFQQSGRSMLREEVTDLDIAEIVSKWTGIPISSLQQSERDKLVMLEDVLHKRVVGQDIAVKSVADAIRRSRAGLSDPNRPIASFMFMGPTGVGKTELAKTLAGYLFNTENALVRIDMSEYMEKHAVSRLVGAPPGYVGYEEGGQLTEAVRRRPYSVVLFDEIEKAHPDVFNILLQLLDDGRITDSQGRTVSFTNCVIIMTSNVGSHLILETLRNTVDTKEVVYEIMKKQVVDLARQTFRPEFLNRVDEYIVFQPLDTKEINRIVEIQLARVKERMKQKKINLQYTPEAVELLGLLGFDPNFGARPVKRVIQQMVENVMALNVLKGEFKEDDTVIVDALSPSAKDLPPHKRLVIKKIESAPEALVAND, encoded by the exons ATGGCATGGGAGGGGATTATTGGTGCCGTAGATGCAGCACGAATGTGTAAGCAGCAAGTAGTGGAATCTGAGCATTTGATGAAAGCCCTTCTAGAGCAAAAAGACGGGTTGGCTCGGAGAATATTTACGAAGGCTGGAATTGACAATACAACAATTTTGCAAACTACGGACGAATTTATTTCATCGCAACCTAag ATTGTTGGCGACACAAGTGGACCTATAGTTGGGTCAAGTCTCGTTACAATTTTGGAGAATGCGAAGAAGTACAGAAAAGAGTTTGGTGACGACTTTGTGTCAGTGGAGCATCTCTTGCTTGCTTTTACTTCAGATAAAAGATTTGGGCAGCAGTTATTGAAGAAGCTCCAACTTGGTGAGAAGGAGCTTAAGGAAGCTGTTTCAGCCGTACGGGGAAGTCAACGAGTAACTGATCAAA ATCCCGAGGGAAAATATCAGGCGCTAGAGAAGTATGGAAATGACTTGACTGAATTAGCTAGGCGTGGCAAACTCGACCCTGTCATAGGACGTGATGATGAAATACGTCGTTGCATTCAGATACTGTGTAGGAGAACGAAGAACAATCCCGTTATTATTGGTGAACCAGGTGTTGGGAAAACTGCTATTGCTGAAGG ATTAGCTCAAAGAATTGTGCGAGGAGATGTTCCTGAACCTTTATTTAATAGGAAG CTCATCTCATTGGATATGGGATCACTTCTTGCCGGGGCTAAATTCCGCGGTGATTTTGAGGAAAGACTGAAGGCTGTTCTGAAGGAAGTAACTGCCTCCAATGgacaaattatattatttattgatGAGATCCACACTGTGGTTGGTGCAG gAGCTACTGGTGGTGCTTTGGATGCGGGGAACTTGCTAAAACCAATGTTAGGTCGAGGAGAGCTCCGCTGTATTGGGGCGACCACATTAAATGAGTACAGGAAATATATTGAAAAGGACGCTGCTTTAGAGCGGAGGTTTCAGCAGGTTTATTGTGGCCAGCCGTCAGTCGAAGACACCATCTCCATTCTGCGAGGCCTTCGTGAGCGTTATGAGTTGCACCATGGTGTTAAGATATCGGATAGTGCTCTTGTGGCCGCAGCAGTTCTGTCGGATCGGTATATCACTGAACGCTTCTTGCCCGACAAAG CCATTGATCTTGTTGATGAGGCTGCGGCAAAGCTTAAAATGGAGATAACATCAAAGCCTATTGAGTTGGATGAGGTAGACAGAGCAATCTTGAAGTTGGAGATGGAGAAACTCTCATTGAAAAAGGACACCGATAAGGCCGCCAAAGAACGCCTAAGCAAGATAGAGGCCGATCTAACAGCTCTCAAGCAAAAGCAGAGAGAGCTTTCTGAGCACTGGGAGTATGAAAAATCCCTGATGACAAAAATTAAATCAATCAAAGAGGAG ATCGATCGAGTTAACGTGGAAATGGAGGCTGCTGAACGAGCGTATGATTTGGATCGGGCGGCTGAGCTCAAGTACGGAACGCTAATGTCGTTGCGGAAGCAACTCGAAGAGGCTGAGAAGAAACTTGCAGAATTCCAGCAATCGGGCCGTTCAATGCTCCGGGAAGAGGTCACCGACCTCGACATTGCAGAAATCGTTAGCAAGTGGACGGGCATTCCCATCTCAAGCCTTCAACAATCTGAAAGGGACAAATTGGTAATGTTAGAAGACGTTCTTCATAAGAGGGTAGTAGGTCAAGACATCGCGGTTAAGTCTGTGGCCGATGCCATCCGCCGATCTAGGGCCGGATTATCAGACCCGAACCGCCCGATCGCGAGCTTCATGTTCATGGGCCCCACGGGGGTTGGGAAGACCGAGCTCGCAAAAACCCTAGCTGGATATCTTTTCAATACCGAAAATGCACTTGTTAGGATTGATATGAGCGAATACATGGAAAAGCATGCTGTTTCCCGATTGGTTGGTGCGCCGCCCGGCTATGTTGGTTATGAGGAAGGGGGCCAATTAACTGAAGCAGTTCGACGAAGGCCTTACTCTGTCGTTCTCTTTGATGAAATCGAGAAGGCTCATCCTGATGTGTTCAATATTCTTTTGCAACTGTTGGATGATGGAAGAATAACTGATTCTCAGGGAAGGACAGTTAGTTTTACTAACTGTGTTATTATAATGACGTCGAATGTTGGGTCGCACTTAATTTTGGAGACTCTTCGGAATACGGTGGATACCAAGGAAGTTGTCTATGAGATAATGAAGAAGCAGGTTGTCGACCTCGCTAGGCAAACTTTCCGACCAGAGTTCTTAAACAGAGTGGATGAATATATTGTTTTCCAGCCGCTCGACACTAAAGAAATCAACCGTATTGTGGAAATACAG CTGGCTCGTGTGAAAGAGAGGATGAAGCAAAAGAAGATCAACCTCCAGTACACGCCAGAAGCAGTCGAGCTTCTAGGGCTTCTTGGGTTCGACCCGAACTTCGGGGCCCGACCTGTTAAGCGCGTGATTCAACAGATGGTCGAAAATGTGATGGCCCTCAACGTTCTCAAGGGAGAGTTCAAGGAGGACGACACGGTTATTGTGGATGCTCTCTCTCCTTCGGCGAAGGACCTTCCACCCCACAAGAGGCTTGTCATTAAGAAGATCGAAAGCGCTCCCGAGGCTTTGGTCGCCAATGATTAG